From the Devosia sp. FJ2-5-3 genome, the window GAACTGGGGGCTTCTCCATTGTCATGAACAATGACTAGACTTGAAGTCAGCTGAGTTTTCCGACACGGAGCCTATCATGCTAGAGCTGCTGGCCGACCCCAATGTGTGGGTCGCCTTTGCCACCCTGACGGTCATGGAGATCGTCCTGGGCATCGACAATATCGTCTTTATCTCGGTTCTCGTGTCGCGCCTGCCGCGCGAGCAGGCCGAGTTTGCCCGCAAGCTCGGCATCGGCCTGGCCCTGGTCTTCCGCATCATCCTGCTGTTCCTGATCAGCTGGATCGTGCAGCTGCAGGACCCGGTCTTTTCCGCCTTCGGCCTGGATTTCTCCTGGAAAGACATCATCCTGATCGCCGGTGGCGGGTTCCTGATCTACAAGGCGACGCACGAAATGCACGCCGCCATCGAGGATACCCACGAGGAAACGCTTACCGGTGCCGCCCAGGCAACGCTGCAGGCGATCCTCGTCCAGATCGTCGTCATCGACATGGTGTTTTCCATCGACTCCATCATCACTGCTGTCGGCATGGTCCCGGCGGACCAGGTGGCCGTCATGGTGGCCGCCGTTCTGGTTGCGGTCGGCGTGATGTTCGTCGCCTCCGGCCCGATTGCAAAGTTCGTGGCCGATCATCCGACCACCAAGATGCTGGCGCTGGCCTTCCTGTTGCTCATCGGCGTGACGCTGGTCGCCGATGGCTTGGGCTTCCACATTCCCAAGGGCTATATCTATTCGGCAATGGCCTTCTCGGTGCTGGTCGAGGCCGTCAACATCTTCGCCAAGAACCGCAAACTGCGCAGTGGCGGCGCCGTCCGCAGGCATGAGGTAACGCCCTTTACCGGCGATACCGGCTCGGTCTCGGCCGCCACCGGGCTTGCAGCCGTCACCGGAAAGGGGCGCGCTCCAGTGCCTGCTCCGGCAGCGCCGCTTGCCGCTGAACCGCGCCGGACCAGGCCCCTTGCCCAATCCCGCCCAAAATCCGCACCGCGCAAGCCCAAGGCTCCTCGATGAATAAATCCGTCGTCGTCAATCAAACCGGTGACCCCGAGGTCCTGACATTCCAGGAGTGGCCGGTCGACGCTCCGGGCCCTGGGCAGGTGCGTATCCGCCACACCGCCATTGGCCTCAATTTCATCGATACCTATCAACGCTCTGGCCTCTACCCGACCAATCTCCCCTTCGTTGCTGGCAATGAAGGGGCGGGAATTGTTACCGGGCTCGGACCCGATGTGACCGGCTTCAGCGTCGGCCAGCGGGTCTGCTACCAGGGCCAGATCGGCGCTTATGCCGAGGAACGGCTCGTTGCCGCCGACCGGCTCGTGCCGATCCCGGATGACATCGACGATCGCACGGCCGCCTCCGTCATGCTGAAAGGCCTGACGGCCTATTATCTCCTGTTCAAGACCTGGCCCGTGCAGAAGGGTGAAACCATCCTGTGGCACGCCGCGGCCGGCGGCACGGGCCTGATTGCCACCCAATGGGCAAAGTCGCTCGGCGCCACTGTCATCGGCACTGCCGGCGGCCAGGAGAAGGTGGCGCTCGCCCTTGCCCATGGCTGCGATCACGGCATCGATTATCGCGCCGAGGCCTTTGCGCCGAAAGTGCGCGAACTCACCGGGGGGCGTGGCGTCGACGTGGTTTATGACGGCGTCGGCAAGGATACGTTTGAAGCCTCGCTCGATTGCCTGCGTCCGCGCGGACTTCTGGTCAGCTTCGGCAATGCGTCGGGGGTTGTCTCCATCCCAGATCTCACCGTGCTCTCGAAAAAAGGGTCGCTTTTCGTGACGCGTCCGACCGGCGGGCATTATCTGGGGCGGCGAGAAGATCTGCTGGAGGGGGCCGATGCCCTGTTCGCGGCGATCCGCAGCGGCGCCATCAAGATAGACGCGGGACAGAGCTTTGCCCTGGCAGATGCCGCCAAAGCCCACCGCGCCCTCGAAGGCCGCCAGACCACGGGGTCAGTCGTTCTCATCCCTTGAGGACAAAGGCACTGCCGGTATTGTTCGGCAGTCGCTCTTTCGGGGTATGGCGTGGAGTGGCGGGTAGAGAGGGATTCGAACCCCCGGAAGGCTTGCACCTTCGCCGGTTTTCAAGACCGGAGCAATCAACCACTCTGCCATCTACCCGTGCCCAGCCGTTTAGCCGGGCGCAGGTTCCCTGTCCAGAGCCCAGATGACAGAGCGCGTCAGAACAGCCGAGTGTCCACGCATGGAGTTGCATTGCGGTGAAACGCTCGCTACAGCCATCCCAACAATTTGGCGGATGACAGGTGAGTGCCATGAGCCGCAAGGAATTCGACGCGTCCCGTATACGACGCGCCAAGAGGATCGCCGCCCGCTACGGGCTGACCATCCTGACAGCCGAGAAAATCAAGGTTTTGGGTCAGCCCGGTGGGCATGCCCTGCGCGATGACAAAAGTTTCAAGATCATCCTTGGGGATGAGCCTAAACCCTTTTCGGCAACGCTGGAAGATATTGAGGCTTATATCGAAAAGCTGGAAGCGGGCGAAGAATAAGGGGCGCTGCCATTCGTGGCAAGCAGCGCCATGACCCGACTTGGCACATTCCGTTATTTAATCGGTAACGGGAATCGCCGCACACTGAGCCCGTAGGCTCACAATGGAGGCGCGTATCGTGTTTACTCTCATCAACGCCGACGCCGACGAAGACGACGCCGAAATCACCGATCCCCAGGAAATCGCAGAATTGTTTGCGGCGATCGCTGCCGTGGCAATCGAGAGCCTTGGTGCGTCCCAGGTTCGGGAACTGTTCGATGCCGTGGTCGAGCAGGAGGGTCGCGAACCCAATTAGGGCCTTGATCTGAGGGTAAAGGCCGGTGCCGCCGAAAGGCGGCGCCGCAAGAGTGGATGTTAGGCCCGATCTGGGTCAATCGTGCCCGCTACGGCGCGCGAAGAGGTTCGGGATTTCGGATGGCTTTTATCGCCCCAGACAGGCCGATGATCGTGCCTCTGGGAGATAGCGGCATCCTGGTTCGCTTTGGCGAGCAACTCGACGATGCGGCCAACCGGGCCGCGATCGGCTTCGCGGACAGCGTGTTGCAATCTCCTCCCGCCGGTGTCGAGGAGGTCGTGCCGAGCTTGGTCTCGGTGTTTTTGCGATACGATCCCATGCAATCCGATTTCGGCGGGATATGCGGCGAACTTCGCCTGCGGCTGACCGGGCGGCCGAGCGCCCATAGCCCGAACACCCACATAATCGAAGTGCGTTTCGGTGGCGCGGACGGCCCTGATCTCGAAGCCGTTGCGGCAGAATTGGGCCTCGACGCACCAGGTTTCATCGCCCGTCACAACGCGCTTCCCCTTCGCGTTCTGACGACTGGATTTGCCCCGGGATTTGTCTATTGCGGCTTTCACCCCGAGGGCCTTGTTCTCCCGCGCCGGCAGAGTGTCAGGCCGATGGTGCCCGCCGGCAGCGTCCTGTTTGCCGCCGGGCAAACCGCCATTGCGGCCACCGACATTCCCACAGGCTGGCATGTGATCGGCAGGACCGCGTTTCGCAATTTCGATCCCCTGACCGATCCCCCGACGCAATTGCGGGCCGGCGATCTCCTGACCTTCAGGGCGATTTAGATGGCCCTGTTGAGGATAGAGCGCGCGGGCCCACTGGTTAGCATTCAGGATTCTGGTCGGTTTGGCATGCTTTCGCACGGGGTCAGCGCATCGGGGCCGATGGATCGGCGCAGTTTTGCCCGGGCAGGACAATGGGCGGGCGCCACTGACGGGACCGGCATCGAGTTCACCATGGCCGGCCTTGCCCTCACCCTTGTCGAGGGCGAAGTTTTCGCCGCCTGGGACGGTGGGGAATTTTCAGTGAATCTCAATGCCGGCCGCCTCGATTGGCCGGGTTACACACGCCTCGCCCCAGGCGATCGGCTGGAGATTTCGGCGGGGCCAGGTGGCAATTACGGCTATCTCCGCTTTGGCGGAAAATTGAACCTCGTCCCCGTTCTCGGCAGCGTCGCCACCAGCACGCGTGCGCGCCTCGGTGGTCTCTCCGGACGGACCCTCGCGGCCGGCGATGTGCTGGAAATTGTCGGTGTGGGTGCGGCGCCGCGCTCGCCGCAGATGGAGACGCGCGAGGAGGGGCCGATCCGCTTCCTTTGGGGGCTGCATGCAGAACTGTTTTCCGCCGAGGTGAGGCAGGCCTTCGTCGCGGCCAAATTCAGGACAAGTACGGCCATGGACCGAATGGGCGTGCGTCTCGGCGACGAGAGCGGCGTTTTTTCCGCAGCGCGGGTGCTTTCACTGGTTTCCGATCCGGTCGTTGCCGGTGACATCCAGATCCTTGGCGACGGCACGCCGATCGTGCTCATGCGCGATCACCAGCCGACGGGCGGATATCCCCGAATTGGAACGGTCATCACGGCCGACCTTGATCGTTTCGCCCAGATCAGGCCCAATCGCGAAATCTCGTTCGCACCCGTCAGCCTCGACCACGCGCACCGAATATTGCGGAGCCAAACGCCATGACGACAATCGATCTCAATGCCGATCTGGGTGAGGGGATGGGCAATGACGACGATCTGCTCGATATCGTCTCCAGCGCCTCAATCGCAGGCGGCGGTCACGCGGGGGATGCGGCGACGATCCGGCATGTGCTCAGGAAATGCAAGGCGCGCGGCGTCCGCGCTGGCGCCCATCCCGGCTATGTGGACCGCGCGCGCTTCGGACGCTTTCGCCTGGTCGTGCCGCTCGACACATTGCTGTCCCAGGTGAGGGACCAGATTTTTCTTGTCCGCTACATCGCCGAGGAAATCGGCGTGCCGCTGTCCTATGTCAAACTGCATGGCGCCTTGGCTAACCAGACAGCCGAAGAACTCGCCTTCGCGGTAGCGATCTTTGCCGCGATCCAGGCCATGGACCCAAAAATCGCGGTCCTCGCCCTCGACAATAGCGAGCAGGTGCGCGCGGCCAATGCCGTGGGCGCCCCGCTCATCCGCGAGGCCTATGCCGACCGCGCCTATACCGCCGGGGGGCTGCTGGTGCCGCGCAACCAGTCCGGGGCCGTGATCGAGGATGTCGATGCCGTTATTGCGCGCTGCCTGCGGCTGGCGCGAGCCGGCGAGATCGTGGCAATTGACGGAACTGTCTTGAAATCGCAGGCGCGCTCGATCTGCCTGCATGGCGACACGCCGGGTGCGGTCGACCTGGCGCGGGAGGTCAGGGCCGCGCTTGAGGCCGAGGGCGTCACCATCGCTGCCGTGCCGCCGGTAGAAAACTCACCCTGAGCTCTTCGAGTGGGGAGAGGGTGAAATCGGCAACATGCCTTTAAACCCGAAGAGCCCAGGGTAACTCTGTGCCCCCTTTGGAGGCTGCGACGCCCTTCCGGGCTAGCGCGTTGCCAGCAAAGCAGGCGCTCTAGATCGCGAGATATTCTTGGCGCAGCTCGGCGTTATCGAGCACTTCCTTTGCCGTGCCGCTGAACGCGACTTCGCCCGTGTCGAGAATGACAGCGCGATCGGCGAGCTTCAGGGCAGCCACCGCATTCTGTTCGACGATGATGGTGGTAATGCCCAGCGGCTTGATCGAGTGCAGGATGCGCTCGATTTCGTGCACGATCACCGGTGCCAGACCCTCATAGGGTTCGTCCAGCAACAGCAGCTTGATGTCGCGGGCGAGGGCGCGGGCGATGGCCAGCATCTGCTGCTCGCCGCCCGAGAGCGTTACCCCCTCCTGCGTGCGGCGTTCGGCAAGGCGCGGAAAACTCTCGTAGATCTGCTCGAGGCTCCAGCCATTGCCGGGCGCAACCTTGGCGAGGGTGATGTTCTCCTCGACGGTCAGGCCCTGAATGATCCGACGGTCCTCGGGCACGAGCTGAATGCCGGCTCGCGCCGCCTCAAAACTTTTCATCTCGTGCACGGGGTTGCCGTCGAGCCAGATTTCCCCCTGGCGAAGTTGTGGATTGTCGGTTCGCGCTATGGTGCGCAGGGTCGAGGTCTTGCCAGCCCCGTTGCGGCCCAGAAGGGCGAGAATTTCGCCCCGCCGCACGTCTAGGGACACGCCCTGGACGATGTAGCTTTCGCCGTAATAGGCGTGGACATCCCTGATCGAAAAGAATGGGCGGGTGGTCTCGATTTCCGCAGCATGGCTGCCTGTGGCGATGTCTGATTGCATGGCAACTGCGCTCATCAATGCGCTCCTCCGAGATAGGCTTCCTGCACCTTGGGATTTCCACGCACCTGGTCGGGCGTGCCGTCGGCAATGATCCGGCCCTGCGCCAGCACCGAGATCTTGTCGGCCAGCGAAAACACCACATGCATGTCGTGCTCGATGATGACCTTGGTCATGCCGCGGCTCTTGATCTTCTTGAGCAACTCGATGGTGGTATTGGTGTCGTGGCGGCTCATGCCCGCCGTTGGCTCGTCCAGCAGCAAGAGGCGCGGATGCTGGATCAGGCACATCGCCAGCTCCATCCGCCGCTTGTCGCCGCGCGAGAGCGAGCCGGCGAGTGTGTCGCGGCGATTGACGAGCCCCACATCCTCCAGCATGTGCAGGGCTTCCTCGCGGATGGCTGTCTCGCTGTCGAGCGCCCTCAGCATATTGAGCCCGAAATCGCCGTCGCGCTTGGCGAAGGCCGGGATCATCACATTGTGGAGCACCGACAGGTCGGCGAAGATTTCCGGCGTCTGGAACACGCGGGCAATGCCCAGCTGGTTGATCTGATGGGGCTTGCGCCCCGTCAGGATGGTGCCATCGAAAACGACCTGGCCGCTGGACGGCGGCAGCTTGCCGATGATCACGTTGAGCAGGGTGGATTTACCGGCGCCGTTGGGCCCGATGATGGCGTGGGTCTTGCCTTCTTCGACCTGGAGATCGATGTCGGCGAGAGCATGTAGGCCACCGAACCGCTTGTGAACGTCCGCCACGTGCAGGACTACGTTGGAGTTTGCCATTCTGGGGTCCTACTCTGCGGCTTGAGGCTTGGTAACGGTGCGGGGCGAGGAACCCCGGCTCCGGAACGCGGCGGCGATGCGCCGTACGCCTTCCATGATACCGCCGGGCAGGAAGATCACGACGATCACGAAGACCAGGCCGAGCGTGAGGTTCCAGCCATCGCCGACGAACTTGCTGATCACCTTGACCACGAAGGAATCGAGGCCTTCGGGCAGGAAGCTGAAGAAGCGGGCCAGGATGTTGTCGTTGAGTGCCGAGAGGATGTTTTCGAAGTACTTGATCACCCAGGCGCCGATGACCGGGCCGATCAGGGTGCCGACACCGCCAAGGATGGTCATGAGCACGACTTCACCCGAGGCCGTCCACTGCATCCGCTCCGCGCCGGCCAATGGGTCGGTCACTGCGAGCAGTGCGCCGGCGAGACCCGCATACATGCCCGAGATGACAAAAGCCGAGAGGGCATAGGGGCGCGTGTTGAAGCCCGTGAACTGCATGCGCGTCTGGTTGGATTTGATCGCCTTGAGCATCATGCCGAAGGGCGAGCCGGCAATACGCTGCGCAAAGAAGAAGCCCAGGATGAGGAAACCGGCGCAGAAGTAGAACCCGGCATAGCCGCCGAGCGACTGTCCCAGGAGGGTCGGCACGGGCTGGCCCACGAAAGTCTGGCCGATCGCGGCGTCGACATAGCGCGGGTCGCCTAGGGTCAGCTGCAGCCCGGTTTCGCCATTGGTGATCGGCGTCAGCACCGAATAGGCCAGATTGTAGCTCATCTGGGCGAAAGCGAGCGTCAGGATGGAGAAATAGATCCCCGTGCGGCGCAGGCTGAGGAAGCCGATGACGAGGGCGAAGAGCCCGGAGACGATCACCGCGAAGACGAGGGCAGGGATGGCATCGAGCGTCAGCAGCTTGAACGACCAGACCGCCGTATAGGACCCGACGCCGAAGAAGGCGGCATGGCCGAAGCTGAGATAGCCGGTGAGCCCGAACAGGATGTTGAAGCCGACGGCGAAGAGCCCGTAGATCATGAAGCGTTGCAGCAGATCGGGGTAGCCGGCGCCGATGGGGGCCAGCCAGATCGGCATCGCGAGGACGACGATTGCGAAGCCGAGAAGGAGCAGGAGGTCGTTGCGGGACATGAAATTGGTCATGTCAGGTCTCCATCACGCCGCGCCGGCCGAACAGGCCACGGGGACGAACCAGAAGAATGATCACGGCGACGAGATAGATGATGATCTGGTCGATGCCGGGGATGACGGCCTTCACCTGGTTCATGGAGGCGAAGGACTGGAGGATGCCGAGCATGAAGCCGGCGGCGACAGCGCCCGGCAGCGAGCCCATGCCCCCTACGACCACCACCACGAAGCTGAGGACGAGGAAGTCCATGCCGATATGATAATTGGGTGGCAGGAGCGGCGTGTACATCACGCCCGCCATGCCGGCGACGACTGCGGCCAGGCCGAACATGATGGTGAAGCGCCGGTCGATATTGATGCCGAGCAGGCCGACGGTTTCGCGGTCTGCCATGCCCGCACGCACGACCATGCCGAAAGTGGTGAACTGGAGGAAGGCGAAGACGCCACCGATGACCACGCCGGCAAAGAGGAAATAGACCAGGCGCCAGATCGGGTAGGTGATGACATTGGCCTGCATGCCCAACCACGAACCGATATCCGCCGCGCCGCGCAGATCGGTCGGCATGGGCTGCGGGATGGGGTTGGGGCCATAGATCGACTTGATGACTTCCTGGGCCACGATGGCGAGGCCGAAGGTCACGAGGATCTGCTCGGCATGGGAGCGCTTGTAGAAATGCTTGATGATCCCGCGCTCAAGCCCGATGCCGATCAGGAGCATGACGGGAATCGTGATCAGGATGGACACCGGGACGGAGTAATTGACGAGGACCGCGCCGAAATCCCCCAGCCAGGCTTGCACCAGCGGCTCGCGCACTTCGAGCGGCTGGCCCCAGGGCGAGAGCTTTTCGGGGTCGATGGTGACCGTTTCCATGGTGAGGAACATGCGCACCGTGACGGCGCAGAAGGCTCCCAGCATGAACAGCGCGCCGTGGGCGAAATTGACGACGCCAAGGGTGCCGAACACCAGGGTCAGTCCGAGGGCGATCAGCGCATAGGCAGCGCCTTTATCGAGCCCGTTCAGGAATTGAAGAAAAATGACTTCGAACATTGCATGCTCCGTTCAGCGACAGGTCGCTGTACCAGTGACCCGATGCCGGGAGGTCGCCACCGCCAGAATTGGCAGTGGCGACCCGGCTTGGGTGCCTGATCGACTAGACTAGGCGCAGAGCGGTGCCGGCTCTGCCGGGCCCAACTCGCCGCCGAAGATCGAGGCGTCGTAGGTCGCGGTTTCGCGGTCCACTTCCTGAAACACGTTGAGCACGTCGAACTCGCTCGTGGGGGCTTCATTGCCCTGCACGACCAGAACCGACTTCATGCACTGATGGTCTTCGGCGCGGTACAGCGTCCGACCATTGCCCATGCCGTCGAACTCGTGGCCTTCCAGCGCCTTGATGACTTCGGGCGGATAGAAGGTGCCCGCGCGTTCCACGGCGTCTGCGTACATGAGCATCTGGACATAGGCCGTGTGAGCGGCCTGCGACGGCGGGGAGCCATAGGCTGCACCAAAGGACTTGGTGAAGGCGATGGAGCCCGGATCCTGCAGGTTCCAGTGCCAGTTCGAGGTGCCGAAGACGCCACGAACGGCTTCGCCGGCGCCCTTGGCCATCAACTCGGAGATCAGCGGCGTGACGATCTCGAAATTGTGACCGTTGGCCTGGCGATCGCGCATGCCGAACTGAACTGCCTGGGGCAGGGAGTTCACCATGTCGAGGCCATAGTGGTTGAGGATCAGCACGTCGGCGCCCGAATTCAGGATGGGCGTGAGGTACTGGGAGTAGTCCGAGGAGCCGAGCGGGGTGCGAACCGCGGCGACGGTTTCCCAGCCGAGGGCTTCGGTTGCGGCCTTGATCGATTCTTCCTGCGTCCAGCCCCAGGTGTAGTCGGCGGTCAGGTGATAGGCACGGCGCTGCTTGCCATATTGCTCGCCAAGCACGGGACCCAGCGCGATACCGGACTGGTAGGCGTTGAAGAAGTGGCGGAAGCCGTAGCGGCGTTTGTCTTTGCCGGTCGTGTCGTTGGAGTGCGTGAGGCCGGCCATGAAGATGATTCCCATCTCCTGGCAGAGGCTCTGCACAGCGATGGCTTCACCAGAAGACGAGCCGCCAGTGATCATGATGGCGCCATCGCGTTCGATCATGCGGGTGGCGCCGGCGCGGGCCACGTCGGACTTGGTCTGGCTGTCCGACGAGACATAGCCCACCTTCTTGCCGAGAATGCCGTTGCCCTTGAGGGCGGTGGGGGTGAGGACGTTGATCAGCCCGCCATCGCCTTCGCCATTGAGGTGGGCGATGGCCAGCTCGTAAGCCTTCTGCTCATCGGCGCCTTCTTCTGCATAGGCGCCGGTCAGGGGCAGGTTGAGCCCGATCGTGACGGTGTCGCCGGTGGGGTCGTTGCAGAACTCCTGTGCCCATGCCCCCTTGGTGAACACCATGGGCGCTACGCCCGTGCCGATGATGCCGGCCATGCCGGTTTGCAATACCCTGCGGCGCGTCAGCCCGCGCTTCAAAAGTGTCATAAAGCTCCTCCTTATGGCGCGGGGCCGCTGATGCATTGTCAGCCACTCACCGCAGCCTGAGTTTCGTCACATTTGAAAAGGGGCGCAATATGCCGTTGTAATCATTGGGTAATTCTGTAAATAGTTGTTATGTGAATTGGACGTGATCGTAAATTCGTTGACAAGGTGGGGGTGGAAATGCGCGCGCCAATCGGTTTTCGGATCAGTAACAGACGGAAATCGCTGCGCATTTCCCAGGCGGCCCTGGCGCGACAGGTCGGCATTTCCCCCAGCTATCTGAACCTGATCGAGAACAATAAAAGGGACATTGCGGGGACGCTTCTCCAGCGCGTCGCGCAATGCCTCGATATCGAGATCGGCGACCTGACGGGGGAGGCGGAGCAAAAGCTGCTTCAGGACCTCGAGGAGGCCTATGCCGATCCCACGGTCGAGTCGTTGCCCTTTCAGCCCGACGAGCGGCGGCAATTGGTTGCGCAATATCCGGCGAGCGCCATGGCGCTGGCACGGATGCACCGCGCCTATATGGGGGCCGTTACCAATGCCGACGCCTATGCCGACCGCCTCCGCTCTGACCCGCTCTTGGGCCAACTTCTGCATCAGGTTCTGTCCGGCATCACCGCCATCCGCTCGAGTGCCGAAATTCTGGAAGACGTTCAGGATCTCGACGAGGCCGAGCGCAGCCGGTTTCTCGGCGCCATCGGCCGCGAAACCCGCACATTGAGCGAGGTGGCGCGCAGTCTCATCGGACAGTTCGAGAGTTCGAGCCAGGCGGCGAGCAGTGTTTCGGCCCTGCGCGAAATCGACGACATGATCATCGAGCAGCAGAACTACTTTCCGCAATTGGAAGACGCCGCGGTGCAGCTTCGCGCGGCGCTGGATGCGCAGGGGCCGTTTGGCATCGAAACCCTCGTTTCGGCGCTGGAGGACGGCTTTGGCGTCACCACTGTCATCGGTGGCCCCCCAGATAGCCCCGATTTTCCCGGACAATACCGCTATCGTTCCGATGCGCGCATTATGTGGTTTCAGGGGGCCACGACCATGGCGACGCGTCAGTTTCAGCTGGCGCGGCTATATGGGGAACTCTCGGCCGCCGATAGTCTGCGGCAGACCCTCGACCTGGCCTCGCTCTCCAGCGACAGGGCTAGGCGGCTGGCGGCGAGGGCTCTGGGGTCATACCTCGCCGGCGCCATCGTTTTTCCCTATTCGAATTTCCTCCGGGAAGCGGTAGCGAGCGGTTACGATATCGACCGCCTGCGCCAGCGCTTCAATGGTAGTTTCGAGCAGATTGCCCATCGTCTCGTCTCCCTGCGCCGGCCGGGAGAGGAGGGCATTCCCTTCGGTTTCCTGCGCTCCGATCCTGCCGGGCGCCTGACCAAGCATTTTCCGCTGCCCGGCTTGCTCCTGCCCAATACGGGCCACGCCTGCCCGCTCTGGGGGATTTATGGGGCGTTTCGGCAGCCCGAGACCCTGCTGCGCCAGGTCGTGCGGTTTTCCGACGGTTCGCGCTATCTGTTCCTGGCGCGATCGCTCCATCAGCGACCGGCCTCCTTCCGCGAACCGCATAATGTCGTATCGGTGATGTTGGCCTGCGACGTCCTGCACGCAGACCGCACGGTTTACGCACAAGGCCTCAATTTGCTCGACCAGGGGGTGGACGTTCCCGTGGGGCCAACCTGCCGCCTCTGTACGCGCCGGGACTGCCCGGCACGACAGGAAGAGGTGCTTTCTCCGGGCGGTCCACGCTCGCCGACACGCGTTCCGCTTGTACCGAGTGAATTCGGTCTTGGAGATTCTGATTGATTGCGATTTAGTGGCGCAGTCGGTGGTGGGGAGATCGCCGGCACTGGGGGGAAGTTTGGCAGTTGATATCCTGATCGCGGAGGACGAGCCGAGCATTCTGGAATCGCTCGACTTCATTCTGCGCCGCGCTGGTTGGACTATCGGGTCGGTCACCGATGGCGATGTCGTCGTCGAGACGGTGCGTCGCCTGCAGCCGCGCATGCTCATGCTCGACGTGATGCTGCCCAAGCGCAGCGGTTTCGACGTCCTCAAACAGATCAGGGCGGATGTGGACATGCATTCCCTGCCGG encodes:
- a CDS encoding TerC family protein, whose translation is MLELLADPNVWVAFATLTVMEIVLGIDNIVFISVLVSRLPREQAEFARKLGIGLALVFRIILLFLISWIVQLQDPVFSAFGLDFSWKDIILIAGGGFLIYKATHEMHAAIEDTHEETLTGAAQATLQAILVQIVVIDMVFSIDSIITAVGMVPADQVAVMVAAVLVAVGVMFVASGPIAKFVADHPTTKMLALAFLLLIGVTLVADGLGFHIPKGYIYSAMAFSVLVEAVNIFAKNRKLRSGGAVRRHEVTPFTGDTGSVSAATGLAAVTGKGRAPVPAPAAPLAAEPRRTRPLAQSRPKSAPRKPKAPR
- a CDS encoding quinone oxidoreductase, which produces MNKSVVVNQTGDPEVLTFQEWPVDAPGPGQVRIRHTAIGLNFIDTYQRSGLYPTNLPFVAGNEGAGIVTGLGPDVTGFSVGQRVCYQGQIGAYAEERLVAADRLVPIPDDIDDRTAASVMLKGLTAYYLLFKTWPVQKGETILWHAAAGGTGLIATQWAKSLGATVIGTAGGQEKVALALAHGCDHGIDYRAEAFAPKVRELTGGRGVDVVYDGVGKDTFEASLDCLRPRGLLVSFGNASGVVSIPDLTVLSKKGSLFVTRPTGGHYLGRREDLLEGADALFAAIRSGAIKIDAGQSFALADAAKAHRALEGRQTTGSVVLIP
- a CDS encoding allophanate hydrolase subunit 1, with protein sequence MAFIAPDRPMIVPLGDSGILVRFGEQLDDAANRAAIGFADSVLQSPPAGVEEVVPSLVSVFLRYDPMQSDFGGICGELRLRLTGRPSAHSPNTHIIEVRFGGADGPDLEAVAAELGLDAPGFIARHNALPLRVLTTGFAPGFVYCGFHPEGLVLPRRQSVRPMVPAGSVLFAAGQTAIAATDIPTGWHVIGRTAFRNFDPLTDPPTQLRAGDLLTFRAI
- a CDS encoding biotin-dependent carboxyltransferase family protein, encoding MLSHGVSASGPMDRRSFARAGQWAGATDGTGIEFTMAGLALTLVEGEVFAAWDGGEFSVNLNAGRLDWPGYTRLAPGDRLEISAGPGGNYGYLRFGGKLNLVPVLGSVATSTRARLGGLSGRTLAAGDVLEIVGVGAAPRSPQMETREEGPIRFLWGLHAELFSAEVRQAFVAAKFRTSTAMDRMGVRLGDESGVFSAARVLSLVSDPVVAGDIQILGDGTPIVLMRDHQPTGGYPRIGTVITADLDRFAQIRPNREISFAPVSLDHAHRILRSQTP
- a CDS encoding 5-oxoprolinase subunit PxpA, whose product is MTTIDLNADLGEGMGNDDDLLDIVSSASIAGGGHAGDAATIRHVLRKCKARGVRAGAHPGYVDRARFGRFRLVVPLDTLLSQVRDQIFLVRYIAEEIGVPLSYVKLHGALANQTAEELAFAVAIFAAIQAMDPKIAVLALDNSEQVRAANAVGAPLIREAYADRAYTAGGLLVPRNQSGAVIEDVDAVIARCLRLARAGEIVAIDGTVLKSQARSICLHGDTPGAVDLAREVRAALEAEGVTIAAVPPVENSP
- a CDS encoding ABC transporter ATP-binding protein, producing MQSDIATGSHAAEIETTRPFFSIRDVHAYYGESYIVQGVSLDVRRGEILALLGRNGAGKTSTLRTIARTDNPQLRQGEIWLDGNPVHEMKSFEAARAGIQLVPEDRRIIQGLTVEENITLAKVAPGNGWSLEQIYESFPRLAERRTQEGVTLSGGEQQMLAIARALARDIKLLLLDEPYEGLAPVIVHEIERILHSIKPLGITTIIVEQNAVAALKLADRAVILDTGEVAFSGTAKEVLDNAELRQEYLAI
- a CDS encoding ABC transporter ATP-binding protein; this encodes MANSNVVLHVADVHKRFGGLHALADIDLQVEEGKTHAIIGPNGAGKSTLLNVIIGKLPPSSGQVVFDGTILTGRKPHQINQLGIARVFQTPEIFADLSVLHNVMIPAFAKRDGDFGLNMLRALDSETAIREEALHMLEDVGLVNRRDTLAGSLSRGDKRRMELAMCLIQHPRLLLLDEPTAGMSRHDTNTTIELLKKIKSRGMTKVIIEHDMHVVFSLADKISVLAQGRIIADGTPDQVRGNPKVQEAYLGGAH
- a CDS encoding branched-chain amino acid ABC transporter permease gives rise to the protein MTNFMSRNDLLLLLGFAIVVLAMPIWLAPIGAGYPDLLQRFMIYGLFAVGFNILFGLTGYLSFGHAAFFGVGSYTAVWSFKLLTLDAIPALVFAVIVSGLFALVIGFLSLRRTGIYFSILTLAFAQMSYNLAYSVLTPITNGETGLQLTLGDPRYVDAAIGQTFVGQPVPTLLGQSLGGYAGFYFCAGFLILGFFFAQRIAGSPFGMMLKAIKSNQTRMQFTGFNTRPYALSAFVISGMYAGLAGALLAVTDPLAGAERMQWTASGEVVLMTILGGVGTLIGPVIGAWVIKYFENILSALNDNILARFFSFLPEGLDSFVVKVISKFVGDGWNLTLGLVFVIVVIFLPGGIMEGVRRIAAAFRSRGSSPRTVTKPQAAE
- a CDS encoding branched-chain amino acid ABC transporter permease, which codes for MFEVIFLQFLNGLDKGAAYALIALGLTLVFGTLGVVNFAHGALFMLGAFCAVTVRMFLTMETVTIDPEKLSPWGQPLEVREPLVQAWLGDFGAVLVNYSVPVSILITIPVMLLIGIGLERGIIKHFYKRSHAEQILVTFGLAIVAQEVIKSIYGPNPIPQPMPTDLRGAADIGSWLGMQANVITYPIWRLVYFLFAGVVIGGVFAFLQFTTFGMVVRAGMADRETVGLLGINIDRRFTIMFGLAAVVAGMAGVMYTPLLPPNYHIGMDFLVLSFVVVVVGGMGSLPGAVAAGFMLGILQSFASMNQVKAVIPGIDQIIIYLVAVIILLVRPRGLFGRRGVMET